The window CTATCCAAAGATTGCAACTTCAAAGCGGTGACTGCTGCACAACACCGAGAAGAGGCTATTAGAGATTTGTTTATCAATAGACTTGTGTCCAAAAGCATTCAAAAACGTCTACTTGAAAAgactgttttgagtttaaaggacGCTTTCGAGGAGGCTCGCTTACTAGAACATGCTTATCAGCACTCATTACAGTATGAATCATCACAGCCGGAAACAAATTGCGCGGCAACTACTCTCACCAATTCATCGGCCTCACCCTTGACAAATGTAACGATTCCTCTAAAAGCATTAGCTAGCAAGTGTTACTTTTGCGGCAGTGTTAAGCATCCCCGCTCTCAATGCCCTGCAAGGGAAGCTACATGCAATAAGTGCTTCAAAAAGGGTCACTTTCAAAGAGTTTGCAAATCTAGATCATCAACAGTTTCGGCTATCGCTACTGTGCAGCCTTTGAATTTAAATAAATCTACAAAACCTATTTGCATCAACAACGTGCAATCGAAAGCCCTAGTATACATTGggagctgtgaaagctatatttcgACGCACATCGCTAAGAAGCACAAATGGCAGACATGTTCCTCAGGCAACAGAATCTTTATGGCTTCCACCCATCTATCTCGAATCACTCAAGGACATATCTACACCAACATACGTCTAAAAAATGAACGATACGAGGGAGTTAGACTTTCTCTACTAGAAAATTTATGCTCTCACGTAAT of the Biomphalaria glabrata chromosome 11, xgBioGlab47.1, whole genome shotgun sequence genome contains:
- the LOC106057928 gene encoding uncharacterized protein LOC106057928; amino-acid sequence: MDRIFRPEKVDIEHTAPQAAEHWQHWYETLKNFISVDKLDTKKLLINYISPAVYQMILDKETFDEAIQTLNGDYIQPKNEVFARHRLATCKQEQGQTIDAYMQKLRILSKDCNFKAVTAAQHREEAIRDLFINRLVSKSIQKRLLEKTVLSLKDAFEEARLLEHAYQHSLQYESSQPETNCAATTLTNSSASPLTNVTIPLKALASKCYFCGSVKHPRSQCPAREATCNKCFKKGHFQRVCKSRSSTVSAIATVQPLNLNKSTKPICINNVQSKALVYIGSCESYISTHIAKKHKWQTCSSGNRIFMASTHLSRITQGHIYTNIRLKNERYEGVRLSLLENLCSHVILGLDFIGLHQNLFIPFDGQ